A part of Parvimonas micra genomic DNA contains:
- the udp gene encoding uridine phosphorylase — protein sequence MSQQLLKEKQYHIDMKAGDVGRYVILPGDPKRCKLIAKYFDDAVLVADNREYVTYTGFLEGEKVSVTSTGIGGASTSIAVEELHKIGADTFIRVGTCGGIELDVEAGDLVVATGAIRMEGTSKEYAPIEFPAVADFNIVNELTNACIETKQKYHVGVVQCKDAFYGQHQPENKPVSYELLNKWEAWKRLHTKASEMESAALFVVSSYLNTRAGSIFLVVNNQERVKQNLSNNVIEDTDRAIKTAIHALRNLIKKDRENR from the coding sequence ATGTCACAACAATTATTAAAAGAAAAACAATATCATATTGATATGAAAGCGGGAGATGTTGGAAGATATGTAATTTTACCAGGAGATCCAAAAAGATGTAAATTAATCGCAAAATATTTTGATGATGCGGTTTTAGTTGCAGATAATAGAGAATATGTAACATATACAGGATTTTTAGAAGGAGAAAAAGTTTCTGTAACAAGTACAGGAATTGGTGGAGCAAGTACATCAATAGCTGTTGAAGAATTGCATAAAATCGGCGCAGATACATTTATAAGAGTTGGTACTTGTGGTGGAATAGAATTAGATGTTGAAGCAGGAGATTTAGTAGTAGCAACAGGAGCAATAAGAATGGAAGGAACTTCAAAAGAATATGCACCAATAGAATTTCCCGCAGTTGCTGATTTTAATATCGTAAATGAGCTTACAAATGCTTGTATTGAAACAAAACAAAAATATCATGTTGGAGTTGTTCAATGTAAAGATGCGTTCTATGGACAACATCAACCTGAAAATAAACCTGTAAGTTATGAATTATTAAACAAATGGGAAGCGTGGAAAAGACTTCATACAAAGGCAAGTGAAATGGAATCGGCAGCACTTTTTGTAGTATCAAGTTATTTAAATACAAGAGCAGGTTCAATATTTTTAGTTGTAAACAATCAAGAAAGAGTTAAACAAAATCTTTCAAATAATGTAATAGAGGATACGGATAGAGCTATAAAAACAGCAATACATGCTCTTAGAAATTTAATAAAAAAAGATAGGGAAAACAGATAA
- the rpmG gene encoding 50S ribosomal protein L33, with amino-acid sequence MRDKVVLACTECKNRNYNTKKNKKVTTNRIELNKYCKFCKKHTLHRETK; translated from the coding sequence ATGAGGGATAAAGTTGTGTTGGCATGTACAGAATGTAAAAATAGAAATTACAATACTAAAAAGAACAAAAAAGTTACAACTAACAGAATTGAATTGAATAAGTATTGTAAGTTTTGTAAAAAACACACTCTTCACAGAGAAACAAAATAG
- the secE gene encoding preprotein translocase subunit SecE, with protein sequence MATKTTDQKQKKTSFMRGVRHEFKKIVWPSKKSVFYYSLAVVTISIISSTMIWGLDNILKRLLGLIIH encoded by the coding sequence ATGGCAACAAAAACTACTGATCAAAAACAAAAGAAAACTAGCTTTATGCGTGGAGTACGTCATGAATTCAAAAAGATAGTATGGCCTTCTAAAAAAAGTGTTTTTTATTACAGTCTTGCAGTAGTTACAATTTCTATAATTAGTTCAACTATGATTTGGGGATTGGATAATATTTTAAAAAGATTGTTAGGTTTAATTATCCATTAA
- the nusG gene encoding transcription termination/antitermination protein NusG: MTTEELKDIKEKEAKWYVVHTYSGHENKVKANIEKLVVNRGNDIDIFEVVVPTVKEETETGKIKERQLFPGYVLVKMIITDISWYLVRNTRGVTGFVGSGNKPVPLSEKEVEALGVSAKPYDNVDIHEGDSITIIDGAFKDLTAKVIEVSQENGKLKAFVSLFGRDTLAELDFSDVIKN, translated from the coding sequence ATGACAACAGAAGAATTAAAGGATATTAAAGAAAAAGAAGCCAAATGGTATGTAGTACATACATATTCAGGGCACGAAAACAAAGTTAAGGCTAATATTGAAAAGTTAGTTGTTAATCGTGGAAATGACATTGATATATTTGAGGTTGTTGTTCCAACGGTTAAAGAAGAAACAGAAACCGGAAAAATTAAAGAAAGACAATTATTTCCCGGATATGTTTTAGTTAAAATGATAATTACAGATATTTCTTGGTATTTAGTTAGAAATACTAGAGGAGTAACTGGATTTGTAGGCTCAGGTAATAAACCTGTACCTCTATCAGAAAAAGAAGTTGAAGCATTAGGTGTTTCAGCAAAACCATATGATAATGTGGATATACACGAAGGAGATTCTATTACAATTATAGATGGAGCATTTAAAGATTTGACTGCTAAAGTAATAGAGGTATCTCAAGAAAATGGTAAATTAAAAGCTTTCGTTTCTTTATTTGGAAGAGATACGCTTGCTGAATTAGATTTTAGTGACGTAATAAAAAATTAA
- the rplK gene encoding 50S ribosomal protein L11 has protein sequence MAKKVQALVKLQIPAGKATPAPPVGTALGPHGVNIMQFTKEFNAKTADQAGLIIPVVLTVYQDRSFTFITKTPPVPVLIKKKLGIESGSKVPNKTKVGNLTKEQVREIAEVKMPDLNAATIEAAISMVKGTARSMGITVEE, from the coding sequence ATGGCTAAAAAAGTACAAGCATTAGTAAAATTACAAATTCCAGCAGGAAAGGCGACTCCTGCTCCACCAGTAGGTACTGCACTTGGACCTCATGGTGTAAATATAATGCAATTTACAAAAGAATTTAACGCAAAGACAGCTGATCAAGCTGGATTAATTATTCCGGTTGTATTGACTGTTTACCAAGATAGATCATTTACATTCATTACAAAGACTCCACCGGTACCAGTATTAATTAAGAAAAAATTAGGTATCGAATCAGGATCAAAAGTACCAAATAAGACTAAAGTTGGTAATTTAACTAAAGAACAAGTTAGAGAAATTGCAGAAGTTAAAATGCCTGACTTAAATGCTGCTACTATTGAAGCGGCTATAAGTATGGTTAAAGGTACTGCCAGAAGTATGGGAATAACTGTAGAAGAGTAA
- the rplA gene encoding 50S ribosomal protein L1, whose product MKKGKKYLESLKLIDKTNLYDLKEACELAVKTSTAKFDETVELHVKLGVDSRHADQQVRGTVVLPHGTGKTLRVLVLCKENKVQEAKDAGADYVGADDYIQKIQNENWFDFDVIVATPDMMGVVGRIGKILGPKGLMPNPKSGTVTFDIANAVKEIKAGKVEYRVDKANIVHCPVGKVSFGAEKIEENLRTIISAIIKAKPSAAKGKYLKSVSIATTMGPGIKLASTKLGE is encoded by the coding sequence ATGAAAAAAGGTAAAAAATATTTAGAAAGTTTAAAATTAATAGATAAAACAAACTTATATGATTTAAAAGAAGCATGTGAGTTAGCTGTAAAAACTTCAACTGCAAAATTTGATGAAACAGTAGAATTACATGTTAAATTAGGGGTTGACTCAAGACATGCTGATCAACAAGTTAGAGGTACAGTAGTATTACCTCATGGAACTGGTAAAACTTTAAGAGTTTTAGTTTTATGTAAAGAAAACAAAGTTCAAGAAGCAAAAGATGCCGGAGCAGATTATGTTGGAGCAGATGATTACATTCAAAAAATCCAAAATGAAAACTGGTTTGATTTTGATGTAATAGTTGCAACTCCTGATATGATGGGTGTTGTTGGTAGAATTGGTAAAATTTTGGGACCTAAAGGTTTAATGCCAAATCCTAAATCAGGAACAGTTACATTTGATATAGCTAATGCCGTTAAAGAAATTAAAGCTGGTAAGGTTGAATACAGAGTTGATAAAGCTAACATCGTTCACTGTCCAGTAGGAAAAGTTTCTTTTGGAGCTGAAAAAATAGAAGAAAATTTAAGAACTATAATTTCTGCTATTATAAAAGCTAAACCATCAGCAGCCAAAGGGAAATATTTAAAATCAGTTTCTATTGCTACTACAATGGGACCTGGGATTAAGTTGGCTTCTACTAAATTGGGAGAATAA
- a CDS encoding ABC transporter ATP-binding protein, translating into MNIYKKLFKYVPDKKHLVYIAIFMSVISSALSILPYWYLYKFLNEFLLKKDFTQAKNYAITIFVIMLLQSLIYFISVGFTHLFAFRLETNLRKAGISHLMKASFSFFDVNESGRIRKIIDDNASDTHMIVAHLIPDITVAIVTPILLFVIMFSVDVYLGIATVILTILSAIFTKLMYGDIKFMEQYNKALERVNSEAVEYVRGMQVLKIFKASIFSFKSFYDSIVDYSKTAYEYSKSCKQPYVIFQIVLLGAAAFVIPFAIMFSKGTENNVVIMIKLIFFTCFIGTLFSCLMRIMYVGMHQYMATQAVEKLENLFTEMEANDIKFGNNKEFSGYDIEFRNVSFKYDTANILENLSFRLEENKTYALVGSSGGGKSTIAKLISGFYNINEGEILIGGKNISTYSREALMNNISFVFQNSKLFKTTIFENVKIGNENASYEEVMNALKLARCGDILDKFETRENTVIGSKGVHLSGGEIQRIAIARAILKDAKIIILDEASAASDPENEHEIQLAFSNLMNNKTVIMIAHRLSSIRNVDEILVVDNGKIIERGTDKELMEIGGRYKFLQDLFSQANEWRM; encoded by the coding sequence ATGAATATCTATAAGAAATTATTTAAATATGTGCCTGATAAAAAGCATCTTGTTTATATTGCAATTTTTATGAGTGTTATTTCATCAGCACTTTCAATTTTACCATATTGGTATTTGTATAAATTTTTGAATGAATTTTTATTGAAAAAAGATTTTACTCAAGCTAAAAATTATGCAATTACAATTTTTGTAATAATGCTTTTACAGTCTTTGATTTATTTTATTTCAGTAGGATTTACTCATTTATTTGCTTTTAGATTGGAAACAAATCTTAGAAAAGCAGGAATAAGTCATTTAATGAAAGCTTCATTTTCTTTTTTTGATGTCAATGAATCAGGGAGAATCAGAAAAATAATCGATGATAACGCCAGTGATACTCATATGATAGTTGCACATTTAATTCCTGATATTACTGTTGCTATAGTAACGCCTATACTTTTATTTGTAATAATGTTTTCTGTAGATGTCTATTTGGGAATTGCTACCGTTATTTTAACTATTTTATCCGCTATTTTTACTAAACTTATGTATGGTGATATTAAGTTTATGGAACAATATAATAAAGCGCTTGAAAGAGTCAATAGTGAGGCAGTTGAATATGTTAGAGGTATGCAAGTTTTAAAGATATTTAAAGCTTCAATATTTTCTTTTAAATCATTTTATGATTCTATCGTTGACTACTCCAAAACTGCTTATGAGTATAGTAAAAGCTGTAAACAGCCTTATGTTATATTTCAAATTGTTTTACTTGGAGCAGCTGCTTTCGTAATTCCATTTGCAATCATGTTTTCAAAGGGTACAGAAAATAATGTAGTAATAATGATTAAATTAATTTTTTTCACATGTTTTATTGGAACTTTGTTTAGTTGCCTTATGAGAATTATGTATGTTGGAATGCATCAATATATGGCAACGCAAGCAGTAGAAAAATTAGAAAATCTTTTTACGGAAATGGAAGCAAATGATATTAAGTTTGGAAATAATAAAGAGTTTTCTGGTTATGATATAGAATTTAGAAATGTTAGTTTTAAATATGATACTGCTAATATTTTGGAAAATTTAAGTTTTAGACTTGAAGAAAACAAAACTTATGCTTTGGTTGGTTCATCAGGTGGTGGTAAGTCAACAATCGCAAAATTAATTTCCGGTTTTTATAATATTAATGAAGGAGAAATTTTAATTGGAGGAAAGAATATTTCTACTTATTCAAGGGAAGCTCTTATGAATAATATCTCGTTTGTTTTTCAAAATTCAAAACTTTTTAAGACGACAATTTTTGAAAATGTAAAGATTGGAAATGAAAATGCTAGTTATGAAGAAGTTATGAATGCTTTAAAATTAGCAAGATGTGGAGATATTTTAGATAAATTTGAAACTCGAGAAAATACTGTAATAGGATCAAAGGGAGTTCATCTTTCAGGTGGAGAAATTCAGAGAATTGCAATAGCCAGAGCAATTTTAAAAGATGCTAAGATTATAATTTTAGATGAGGCTTCAGCAGCATCTGATCCGGAAAATGAACATGAGATACAATTAGCATTTTCAAATTTAATGAATAATAAAACTGTAATTATGATTGCGCATAGATTGAGTTCAATTAGAAATGTTGATGAAATATTGGTTGTTGATAATGGAAAAATTATTGAAAGAGGAACAGATAAAGAGCTTATGGAAATTGGTGGAAGATATAAATTTTTACAAGATTTATTCTCTCAAGCTAATGAATGGAGGATGTAA
- a CDS encoding ABC transporter ATP-binding protein, whose product MMKMLKRMFQLTDKGTAGIVKASIASFFSYCSLMIPMILLMFFVQNVIEGKENSITFFVIGILIMLVVMYILMSIEYDCLYNETYKESANIRIEIAEILRKLPLSFFSKHDVSDLSQTIMKDVSVIEHAISHAIPKAIGLIFYLILIVIMLLIYNFKLALCILIPIILATGFILITKKIQVNGNKKYYNVMRGISEDFQESIELQQEIKSYGQVDKITKKIYDDIDYSEKIHIKAEGKMVLPLSISTNIQNLTLGATILFGTALYLKGEASILYLIGYIMCASKIIDAVNGMLSNFAELMYLDGNLQRIRELKSTKIQTGEAKELHNFDIEFKNVEFGYGENKVINDISFVAKQGEVTALVGPSGCGKTTVLRLMSRLYDYDSGKIIIDGNDIKGIETESLFENISIVFQEVTLFNSSILENIRFGNKNATDEQVKEAARLANCEEFIEKLPEKYNTLIGENGSKLSGGERQRISIARAFLKNAPIILLDEISASLDVENEMKIQESLNKLIKNKTVLVISHRMKSIENANKIIVMENGKIESQGNHNELLEKSKVYNTMVKNSSLAENYSY is encoded by the coding sequence ATTATGAAAATGCTTAAAAGAATGTTTCAACTAACTGACAAGGGAACTGCCGGAATCGTAAAGGCATCAATAGCATCATTCTTTTCATATTGTAGTTTAATGATTCCTATGATTTTACTTATGTTTTTTGTTCAAAATGTTATCGAAGGAAAGGAAAATAGTATTACCTTCTTTGTAATAGGAATATTGATTATGCTAGTTGTGATGTATATTCTTATGTCAATAGAATATGACTGTTTATATAACGAAACATATAAAGAAAGTGCAAATATTAGAATAGAAATAGCAGAGATTTTAAGAAAATTACCGCTTTCATTTTTTTCAAAGCATGATGTTTCAGATTTGTCTCAAACAATTATGAAAGATGTTTCAGTTATTGAACATGCAATAAGTCATGCTATTCCAAAGGCTATAGGACTTATATTTTATTTAATATTAATAGTAATAATGTTATTAATTTATAATTTCAAACTTGCTCTTTGTATTTTAATTCCTATTATTTTGGCAACTGGGTTCATATTAATTACAAAAAAAATACAAGTTAACGGAAATAAAAAATATTATAATGTTATGAGAGGTATTTCAGAAGATTTCCAAGAATCTATTGAATTACAACAAGAGATAAAAAGTTATGGACAAGTAGATAAAATTACTAAAAAAATATATGATGATATTGACTATTCAGAAAAAATTCATATAAAGGCTGAAGGGAAAATGGTGCTTCCATTGAGTATTTCAACAAATATACAAAATTTAACTTTAGGAGCTACGATTTTATTTGGAACGGCTTTATATTTAAAGGGTGAGGCGTCTATTCTTTATCTAATAGGTTATATAATGTGTGCTTCAAAGATTATTGACGCTGTAAATGGAATGCTTTCAAATTTTGCGGAACTTATGTATTTGGATGGAAATTTACAAAGAATTAGAGAATTAAAAAGTACCAAAATCCAAACTGGAGAAGCTAAGGAACTTCATAATTTTGATATAGAATTCAAAAATGTTGAGTTCGGATATGGAGAAAACAAAGTAATTAATGATATTTCATTTGTTGCAAAACAAGGTGAAGTTACCGCATTAGTTGGACCTTCAGGTTGTGGAAAAACAACAGTTCTGAGATTGATGTCAAGATTGTATGACTATGATAGCGGAAAGATAATTATAGATGGAAATGATATAAAGGGTATTGAAACAGAGAGTCTTTTTGAAAATATTTCAATAGTTTTTCAAGAAGTTACATTGTTTAATTCTTCAATTTTAGAAAATATCAGATTTGGAAATAAAAATGCAACTGATGAACAAGTTAAAGAAGCTGCAAGACTTGCTAATTGTGAAGAATTTATTGAAAAATTACCTGAGAAATATAATACCTTAATCGGAGAAAATGGAAGTAAGTTATCAGGAGGCGAAAGACAGAGAATTTCGATTGCACGTGCATTTTTAAAGAATGCTCCAATAATTTTACTTGACGAAATTAGTGCAAGTCTTGATGTCGAAAATGAAATGAAAATACAAGAAAGTTTAAATAAACTTATTAAAAATAAAACTGTATTAGTAATTTCACATAGAATGAAGTCTATAGAAAATGCAAATAAAATAATAGTAATGGAAAATGGGAAAATAGAATCTCAAGGAAATCACAATGAACTTTTAGAAAAATCTAAAGTTTATAATACTATGGTTAAAAATTCTAGTTTAGCTGAAAATTATAGTTATTAA
- a CDS encoding energy-coupling factor transporter transmembrane component T, with the protein MIEQRRINLFVLIFMNLIFGTLILVWNNFKLDMIYFCICSLILIYSGKTKRFIKFLIFYLICLYIVFYIKLPDDSFFSFIGFISYSNVKMCPTYMIASFIVLDIRTSELIYVLGKLGFGKKIRFACTITLKFIPIYFAEKRIIKNALKLRGIDVSFTKPIKRFEYYIVPTLFRASNIANEMTESAYTRCAMCTDNMNSIYYKKFDMVDFILIVMLILLVASWGGGFIDKI; encoded by the coding sequence TTGATAGAGCAACGTAGAATAAATTTATTTGTCTTAATTTTTATGAATTTGATTTTTGGAACATTGATTTTAGTGTGGAATAATTTCAAATTAGATATGATTTATTTTTGTATTTGTTCTTTAATTTTAATTTATAGTGGAAAAACTAAAAGATTTATAAAATTTCTAATTTTTTATCTTATTTGTTTGTATATAGTTTTTTATATAAAGTTGCCTGATGATTCATTTTTCTCCTTCATAGGTTTTATCAGTTATTCCAATGTAAAGATGTGTCCAACATATATGATAGCGAGTTTTATTGTTTTAGATATAAGAACAAGTGAATTGATTTATGTTTTAGGAAAATTGGGATTTGGTAAAAAAATCAGATTTGCATGTACAATTACTTTAAAATTTATTCCTATTTATTTTGCAGAAAAAAGAATTATAAAAAATGCTTTAAAACTTAGAGGAATAGATGTTTCATTTACTAAACCTATTAAACGATTTGAATATTATATTGTACCGACTCTTTTTAGAGCATCGAATATTGCAAATGAAATGACGGAGTCAGCATATACAAGATGTGCGATGTGTACTGATAATATGAATTCAATATACTATAAAAAGTTTGATATGGTAGATTTTATTCTTATTGTTATGTTGATTTTACTAGTTGCTTCTTGGGGAGGTGGATTTATTGATAAAATTTGA
- a CDS encoding ABC transporter ATP-binding protein, whose protein sequence is MDLLIKFENVSFTYENSDKKALEDISFEINKGELVLITGASGSGKSTIYKCINGLIPHIYDGELLGNIFIDDKNTKDCENYELCKIIGSVSQNPRGQFFTDNTTSELAFTLENLGYEVKEIVKKIENISNFFCISNILNKNVLEISGGEKQKISIACVSILDAKTLIFDEPSANLDYLGIELLKEIFLKLKKNGYTIVVVEHRIFYLKEIFDRLIHINKGKLIVNLDRKDALNYSAEDLRSLNPFDRELTMINKCSREEKILEIRNLKFKDIIKDISFDVYRGEIVGLVGKNGVGKSTISKLISGIYNKTSGKISSKSLPFVLMQDVDYQLFSESVFSEFFLSKKDLTDDEVLEILKVINLYEKRNCHPFSLSGGEKQRLLMGICAKSDSDILILDEPTSGLDFNNMTIISDIIKKLAKDKAIILISHDYELLSRVVDRVIFLENGKITEDFILKEKNQLTNIFQKIKGGKENEN, encoded by the coding sequence GTGGATTTATTGATAAAATTTGAAAATGTAAGTTTTACTTATGAAAATTCTGATAAAAAAGCCTTAGAAGATATAAGTTTTGAAATAAATAAAGGAGAGTTGGTGTTAATAACAGGAGCTTCCGGTTCCGGTAAATCTACGATATACAAATGTATAAATGGACTAATTCCACATATTTATGACGGTGAACTTTTAGGAAATATTTTTATTGATGATAAAAATACGAAGGATTGTGAGAATTATGAGCTGTGCAAAATAATAGGTTCGGTTTCTCAAAATCCGAGAGGACAATTTTTTACTGATAATACCACTTCTGAATTGGCATTTACTTTGGAAAATTTGGGATATGAAGTTAAAGAAATTGTAAAAAAAATAGAAAATATTTCGAACTTCTTCTGTATTTCAAATATTTTAAATAAAAATGTTTTAGAAATTTCTGGTGGCGAAAAGCAAAAAATCTCTATTGCATGCGTTTCAATATTAGATGCAAAAACTTTAATATTTGATGAACCTTCTGCAAATTTGGATTACTTAGGAATTGAGCTGTTGAAAGAAATTTTTCTAAAATTAAAGAAAAATGGATATACCATTGTCGTTGTTGAACATAGAATTTTTTATTTAAAAGAAATTTTTGATAGGTTAATTCATATAAATAAAGGGAAACTTATTGTAAATTTAGATAGAAAAGATGCTTTAAATTATAGTGCAGAAGATCTGAGAAGTTTAAATCCATTTGATAGAGAATTAACGATGATTAATAAATGTAGCAGAGAAGAGAAAATATTAGAAATAAGAAATCTTAAATTTAAAGATATTATAAAAGATATTTCTTTTGATGTTTATAGAGGTGAAATAGTTGGACTTGTAGGAAAAAACGGCGTTGGAAAATCTACAATTTCTAAGTTGATTTCTGGAATATATAATAAAACTTCAGGAAAAATTTCAAGTAAAAGTTTACCATTTGTCTTGATGCAGGATGTAGATTACCAATTATTTTCAGAAAGCGTGTTTTCAGAATTTTTCTTATCAAAGAAAGACTTGACTGATGATGAAGTTTTGGAAATATTAAAAGTTATTAATCTATATGAAAAAAGAAATTGTCATCCATTTTCGCTTTCTGGGGGAGAAAAACAAAGATTGCTTATGGGAATTTGTGCAAAAAGCGATTCTGATATTTTAATTTTAGATGAGCCGACTAGCGGTTTAGATTTTAACAATATGACTATTATTTCTGATATTATAAAAAAATTGGCAAAAGATAAAGCAATAATATTAATTTCTCATGACTATGAATTGTTGTCAAGAGTTGTAGATAGAGTGATATTTCTTGAAAATGGAAAAATCACAGAAGACTTTATTTTAAAAGAAAAAAATCAACTAACTAATATTTTTCAAAAAATAAAAGGAGGAAAAGAAAATGAAAATTAA
- a CDS encoding MptD family putative ECF transporter S component translates to MKIKDLVLVAILGALNLVVSMIVTFALFPLGPYAHCISPGIAGLFAGTVFVFMCNKVGKKGSFLLFSGVYLIAMAGVGFYLPWIISYTVSFIIGEVILSYMGYQNKIAQFIAFGLIQVGSECGQIIPVNFFLESFKKTWVGKNGVTESAINEMIKFSTGTYGLINLLIVFILGGLGVVIGNKILKKHFKKI, encoded by the coding sequence ATGAAAATTAAAGATTTAGTTTTAGTTGCTATTTTAGGAGCGTTAAATTTAGTTGTTTCAATGATTGTAACATTTGCATTATTCCCATTGGGGCCATATGCTCATTGTATAAGTCCGGGAATTGCAGGATTATTTGCAGGTACAGTTTTTGTATTTATGTGTAATAAAGTTGGGAAAAAGGGGAGTTTTTTGCTGTTTTCAGGTGTTTATTTGATTGCAATGGCTGGTGTTGGATTTTACCTTCCGTGGATTATTTCATATACGGTTTCCTTTATTATAGGAGAAGTTATACTTTCATATATGGGTTATCAAAATAAAATTGCTCAATTTATAGCTTTTGGATTGATTCAAGTAGGAAGTGAATGTGGACAAATAATACCGGTAAATTTCTTCTTAGAATCGTTTAAGAAAACTTGGGTAGGAAAAAACGGAGTTACAGAGAGTGCTATAAATGAGATGATAAAATTTTCAACTGGAACATATGGATTAATTAACCTTTTGATTGTATTTATACTGGGAGGACTTGGTGTTGTAATCGGAAATAAAATTTTGAAAAAACATTTTAAAAAAATTTAA
- the glmU gene encoding bifunctional UDP-N-acetylglucosamine diphosphorylase/glucosamine-1-phosphate N-acetyltransferase GlmU encodes MNITIILAAGEGTRMKSKKSKVLHKIVNRTLIDYVYDASCDAGSDKTIIIVGKNKIEVEEKFGDKVLYKEQKIGKEYPYGTGYAVQLAVDEIRDDDSVLILSGDTPLIKGETLQKLLEEHIAMNSKATVLTAFINDTTGYGHIIKDNNGKFLKIVEDKDATIEEKRVKEINSGIYVFNGRALKNSITKIDQNNVQNELYLTDAIKVLVQDGEHVSTYKLDDIEEIYGINSKLQLFEAEKIMRYRINSEYMKNGVIMENPENTVIEKGISIGIDTFIGSGARIFGNTSIGENVYITGDSFIENSVIGNDVVIRSSYIEDSTVGDSVTMGPFAHLRPKSILKNEVHIGNFVEVKNSTVGENTKAGHLSYIGDAIVGKDVNMGCGSILVNYDGKNKHISEIGDGCFVGSNSNIVSPVKIANDTFIAAGTTVVSDIENEGSLIIGRSETFEKENWVYKKNLKIKK; translated from the coding sequence ATGAATATTACAATCATATTAGCCGCAGGTGAAGGAACTAGAATGAAAAGTAAGAAATCAAAGGTTTTACATAAAATTGTTAATCGAACTTTGATTGATTATGTTTATGATGCTAGTTGTGATGCAGGTAGTGATAAAACTATAATTATTGTTGGAAAAAATAAAATTGAAGTTGAAGAAAAATTTGGAGATAAGGTATTATATAAGGAACAAAAAATCGGTAAAGAATATCCTTATGGAACGGGTTATGCAGTTCAACTTGCTGTAGATGAAATCCGTGATGACGATAGTGTTTTAATTTTAAGTGGGGATACTCCTTTAATAAAAGGGGAAACTTTGCAAAAGTTGTTAGAAGAACATATTGCTATGAACTCAAAAGCAACTGTTCTTACGGCATTTATCAATGATACTACAGGATATGGTCATATTATAAAGGACAATAATGGTAAATTTTTAAAAATAGTCGAAGATAAGGATGCTACTATTGAAGAAAAGAGAGTCAAAGAAATAAATTCAGGAATTTATGTTTTTAATGGGAGAGCATTAAAAAATTCAATAACAAAAATTGATCAAAATAATGTTCAAAATGAGTTATATCTTACAGATGCAATTAAAGTTTTAGTTCAAGATGGAGAGCATGTTTCAACATATAAACTTGATGACATTGAAGAAATTTATGGTATAAATTCTAAACTTCAACTATTTGAAGCTGAAAAAATTATGCGTTACAGAATAAATTCTGAATATATGAAAAATGGTGTTATAATGGAAAATCCGGAAAACACTGTTATTGAAAAGGGAATAAGTATAGGAATAGATACATTTATTGGAAGTGGTGCCAGAATTTTTGGAAATACCAGCATAGGAGAAAATGTATATATAACAGGAGATTCTTTTATAGAAAATTCTGTTATAGGAAATGATGTTGTAATTAGAAGTTCTTACATAGAGGATAGTACTGTTGGAGATTCTGTAACTATGGGACCTTTTGCTCATCTTAGACCAAAGAGTATTTTAAAAAATGAAGTTCATATAGGAAATTTTGTTGAAGTTAAAAATTCAACAGTTGGAGAAAATACTAAAGCTGGTCATTTATCCTATATTGGAGATGCGATTGTTGGTAAAGATGTAAATATGGGTTGTGGTTCTATTTTAGTAAATTACGATGGGAAAAATAAACACATTTCTGAAATCGGAGATGGCTGTTTTGTAGGTAGTAATTCTAATATAGTTTCTCCGGTAAAAATTGCAAATGATACTTTTATTGCTGCCGGTACAACTGTTGTTTCAGATATAGAAAATGAAGGCTCATTAATAATCGGACGTAGTGAAACTTTTGAAAAAGAAAATTGGGTTTATAAAAAGAATTTAAAAATAAAAAAGTAG